The Poseidonibacter lekithochrous region ATAACCCAAAACATACTTACACAAAAACATTAATAAATTCTACTTTTAAAAATAAAACTTTCAGGACTTAATAAATGATTAAATACATTTTTGCTTTCTTTGTAATACTTGGACTATCTGCACTTGGATGGCTTTACAATTTATATGATGGTATTAAACATGATGTTGATAAAATTGTAAACTATAATCCAAAGCAAAGTACTCAATTTTTTGATAATAAAGGCAGATTAATTGCTAATACATTCAAGGGTGAAAATAGAGAGTATGTAAAATATGATGATATTCCAGCAAAAATCATTGAAGGTTTAGTTGCCATTGAAGATACGCAGTATTTTGAGCATCATGGAATAAATCCAGATGCCATATCAAGAGCTATTATAAAAGATATAAAAGCTGGTGGTTTTGTGGAGGGTGCTAGTACTTTAACTCAACAATTGGTTAAAATGATTGTATTAACAAGAGAAAAAAAATTAATCAGAAAAGTTAAAGAAGCCCTACTTGCAATTAGACTAGAAACTATTCTTACAAAAGAAGAAATTCTTGAGAGATATTTAAATCATGTGTATTTTGGTCATGGTTATTATGGTATTAGAACAGCGGCTAGAGGATATTTTAATAAAGATTTATATGAATTATCATTAAAAGAAATGGCAATATTAGTTGGACTTCCTAGAGCTCCTAGTTTTTATGACCCAACTAAAAATCTAAAAATTTCATTAGCAAGAGCAAATCAAGTTGTAACAAGACTAAATACATTGGGATGGATTAGCAAAGATCAATATAATAATGCAATAAAAGACATTCCTACGATATATAACCAAACACTTACAAAAAATAAAGCTCCATTTATTATTGATTATGCAATTAAATTATTAAAGAAAGATATTCCAGATATTACATATGGTGGATACAAAATTAAATTAACTATTGATTTAGATGCACAAAATATTGCTAAAGAAGCTTTAAAAAGTTCATATGAAGCAGCACTAAAACGTGATTTATACTTTAGAGGTTTATTAAAAACACCAGATGATGATTCATTTATCAAAGAGTTAAATGGAGCGTTAGTTTCAATAGATAGTAAAACGGGAAAAATCTTAGCTTTAGTTGGTGGAATTGATTACACGAAATCAATGTTTAATAGAGCAGTTCAATCAAAAAGACAACCTGGATCTTCTATTAAACCGTTTTTATATCAAACAGCTTTAAATGAAGGATTAAATCCAGCATCTACTTTAGTTGATATTTCAAGAACTTATGATTATAAAGATAATGAAGGGGAAGAGAAAAAATGGCAACCAAGAAACTATGGTGGAAACTTTAAAGGTTTTATTAGTTTAAGAAACTCTCTTATTCAATCTAGAAACTTATCAACTGTAAACTTAGTAACAGATACGGGTATTTCAGTTATGTATCAAGGTTTAGAATCTTATGGCTTCAAAGATATGCCACATGATTTATCAATAACTCTTGGTTCAATGTCAGCTTCTCCTTTAGAATTAAGTGAATACTATAGTCCCTTTGCAAATAATGGAATACAAGTTAAACCGTATTTAGTAGAGCAAATTACAAATACAGAAGGTGAAAGTGTAACCTTTGAACCTCAAACAAAAGTAATTAATACTCCTGAACAAAGTTACTTAATTACATCAATATTAAATGATACTGTAAATAGAGGAACGGGAAGAAAAGCAAGAGTTAAAGGCTTAGCACTTGCTGGAAAAACAGGAACAACAAACAACAATGTTGATGCATGGTTCTGTGGTTATTCACCTTCAATTCAAACAATTGTATGGTTTGGAAACGATAATAATAAACCAATGAGAAAAAGTGAAACTGGTGGAGGAATAGCAGCACCTGCTTTTGCCTATTACTATAAAAAGTATTTAGAGCTTCACCCTGAAATACAAAGAGAATTTGTTAAACCCCAAAATGTTTATGAATCAAAAATTAAAGGTAGAACTGAATATTATACAGAAACATCTCCTCTACCAGAAATAGAAATAGAAATTCAACCAGAAAATCCAGATGAAGAAGCTATGGAATTTTAATTCCTAGCTAAGTATTTATTTACTTATTAAATTAATAGACATAAAAAAAGGCAAGTTCATAATGAACTTGCCTTTTTTATTTACTAATAACTTATTAACAAGAATAAGTAGTTTTGAATTCGAATGCTGTTGGTCTAGCTTCGTCAGGGTGAACCTGAGTTTCAAATTTATAGTGTTGGTATGTATCTACCATATCTTTAGTAAATACTGGTTGTAAGAAATCATTATCTCTAATTAAAGCTTCTAATGAACCTCTTAATGTGTGAGGCATTTGAGGGATATTTCTCTCTCTAATTTCATCTAAAGGCATTTCGAATAAATCTTCATCCATTGGACCAATAGGTTCAGTTTTATTAGCAATACCATCAAGTCCAGCCATTAACATAGCAGCAAATGCTAAATAAGGACAAGCAGTTGAATCTGGGAATCTCATTTCAATTCTTGTTGCTTTTTCACCAGCTCCATAAGGAACTCTACAAGAAGCAGATCTATTTTGAGAAGAGTAAGTTAAGATTGAAGGAGCTTCGAAT contains the following coding sequences:
- a CDS encoding transglycosylase domain-containing protein, which produces MIKYIFAFFVILGLSALGWLYNLYDGIKHDVDKIVNYNPKQSTQFFDNKGRLIANTFKGENREYVKYDDIPAKIIEGLVAIEDTQYFEHHGINPDAISRAIIKDIKAGGFVEGASTLTQQLVKMIVLTREKKLIRKVKEALLAIRLETILTKEEILERYLNHVYFGHGYYGIRTAARGYFNKDLYELSLKEMAILVGLPRAPSFYDPTKNLKISLARANQVVTRLNTLGWISKDQYNNAIKDIPTIYNQTLTKNKAPFIIDYAIKLLKKDIPDITYGGYKIKLTIDLDAQNIAKEALKSSYEAALKRDLYFRGLLKTPDDDSFIKELNGALVSIDSKTGKILALVGGIDYTKSMFNRAVQSKRQPGSSIKPFLYQTALNEGLNPASTLVDISRTYDYKDNEGEEKKWQPRNYGGNFKGFISLRNSLIQSRNLSTVNLVTDTGISVMYQGLESYGFKDMPHDLSITLGSMSASPLELSEYYSPFANNGIQVKPYLVEQITNTEGESVTFEPQTKVINTPEQSYLITSILNDTVNRGTGRKARVKGLALAGKTGTTNNNVDAWFCGYSPSIQTIVWFGNDNNKPMRKSETGGGIAAPAFAYYYKKYLELHPEIQREFVKPQNVYESKIKGRTEYYTETSPLPEIEIEIQPENPDEEAMEF